aaccaactgcTAGAAAAGCGAGGTCCAAGGGCCAGAGCTcggttctgcaggcacaaataggcaagTTGAGGAAGACACGTTGAGGTGAGTTGAGGCCTTTATAAATCAACATTATAATCCCCTTGTCATCCTCGTCAGGTCCCGAGAGCATCCCATCTCCAATGTTTGGGTCTCCAACTGATAACCTTCCGTCATGTACGATGTACAGCCTACTGGGAAGAATTTATACCCAAATGTCCTGAGGAAATTAAGTTTTAAGAGGCACATAGGAAACTAGTCTGGAAATAGGGTTGTGGAAGAGTGGAATGCCGGCAGCATTATTGAGAAAAATAGTTGAACTGGATACAAGAATGGTATGCTTATAATACACGAGCCTTCAGACCTGAGATGTGCTTCTAACATTCAGAATAAATTAAACAAGCAGAAGttcctttaatatttatttttcaatATTCACTGAACAAGTGTTGTTGATATTTATGATTAACTTATTAGCTACAACACATATTATAATAgattgaaataaattaaaatgagCATGAGTAGATGGTAGATGTTTGTGATCTCTGGTCGTGTAACATCTTGAAGTGTCTCTAGGCCCTCGGCCACCTATTTACGCTCTACATATATATGATTGTCTTGATATATGTCTTGTCTATGGAGGTCCAGCCATTTGTggatgtccagacatctgtgaaTGTCTAGACATCATCTGAGGATGTCCAGCCATCTGTGGACGTCCAGCCATCTGTGGGTGTCCAGCCATCTGTGAATGTCCAGCCATCTGTGGATGTCCAGCCATCTGTGGATGTCCAGCCATCTGTGAATGTCTAGCCATCTGTGAATGTCCAGCCATCTGTGGATATCCAGCCATGTGTggatgtccagacatctgtggatgtccagccatctgcggatgtccagccatctgcggatgtccagccatctgtggaggtccagccatctgtggaggtccaaacatctgtgattgtccagacatctgtgattgtccagacatctgtgattgtccagacatctgtgattgtccagacatctgtggatgtccagccatctgcagaggtccagacatctgtggatgtccagccatctgaggatgtccagccatctgaggatgtccagccatctgaggatgtccagccatctgtggatgtccagccatctgcagaggtccagacatctgtggatgTCCAGCCATCTGAGGATGTCCAGCCATCTGAGGATGTCCAGCCATCTGAGGATGTCCAGCCATCTGAGGATGTCCAGCCATCTGAGGATGTCCAGCCATCTGTGGATGTCCAGACATCTGAGGATGTCCAGCCATCTGTGGAGGTCCAGCCATGTGTGGAGGTCCCATTGATCCCATGGGACCACCCATTGGAGGCTGCATCCCTGGCATCATACCTGGTGGCATGCTTGAGCCACCCATCATTGGTGGCCCCATCATGGGTCCTCTTGGACCCATTGGGGGCATACCCATGTTGCCTGGTATGTTTGCACCAGCCACGCCTGGAGGGCCCATGTTCCCCATTCCTGGCCCTATTGGGGGACCTCCAGGACCACCCATGTTCTGAGGCCCTGAACCGAATGTACCTTCTTGCCCAACAGGACCTCCTGGTCCTCCTTGCATGCTGCTCGGTGGAGGAATGGCTGCTCCCTTTGGAATCTTCCTGGCTTTAAATGCAGCAGTTGTTGCATCAATCAGAGACTGAGCTTGGTCCTCCATCCACTTCTGGTAGTACATTTTGACATTTTCCTTGTGTTTTCGCCCCTCGCAGTGAGTTTTCCGCACCGAGGGAGAGTCATGTGTGAGGTAGGTGTCGCAGTAATCACAGTAGTATTTTGGCATGATTGAGCGTCGTCAGGTTAGGTTTGGGTCCAATGACCTACTTGGAATAAAAGATTtcaagctatggtgagcccgtagtggacttagctaTCACAGGTGTGGGGCGGTAACTGACCAACCAGAatagaataatacaggagaagatgcccgcggggcgagcttggaagtggggacagaagaagataacgggggtgagaggaagaagatttgtaggagaaaaagtgccagggctaaacccagctgcgtgtcgtttggttgcggcattcgaggcagggactcagtcgggtgttttcagtgacaacagcagggacatcacaaaactcacaacattgcagtgattggctcaagagcgtcagggctgaacttttacggatggtttgtgctggttgttgagagctgaatatgtaatgatagtggatgctgggtgttgagagctaaagtttatcgaaatacagagttaggaggaggatcatggatggtagagaagaggtcatgattgttccgtggtagtctgagagtgtgtaggagaaaatcaatgggtTGTTCATGATAAGTCTATCAATTTGTCTGTCTGATAAAG
The sequence above is a segment of the Procambarus clarkii isolate CNS0578487 chromosome 35, FALCON_Pclarkii_2.0, whole genome shotgun sequence genome. Coding sequences within it:
- the LOC138371158 gene encoding uncharacterized protein, whose translation is MPKYYCDYCDTYLTHDSPSVRKTHCEGRKHKENVKMYYQKWMEDQAQSLIDATTAAFKARKIPKGAAIPPPSSMQGGPGGPVGQEGTFGSGPQNMGGPGGPPIGPGMGNMGPPGVAGANIPGNMGMPPMGPRGPMMGPPMMGGSSMPPGMMPGMQPPMGGPMGSMGPPHMAGPPQMAGHPQMSGHPQMAGHPQMAGHPQMAGHPQMAGHPQMAGHPQMAGHPQMSGPLQMAGHPQMAGHPQMMAGHPQMAGHPQMAGHPQMSGHPHMAGYPQMAGHSQMARHSQMAGHPQMAGHPQMAGHSQMAGHPQMAGRPQMAGHPQMMSRHSQMSGHPQMAGPP